From the Phycisphaerae bacterium genome, one window contains:
- a CDS encoding CDP-alcohol phosphatidyltransferase family protein — MERKDILNWPNRLSMLRIVLIAPFVWCLINLQDPEWGLWARRGALIVFALMSLTDGIDGFLARRFNQQTELGRFMDPVADKLLVTCAMILLGIDYTAVPHFKIPNWVVICAIGKDLFVVLGFVILFLVTRHIFIRPGWAGKICTLSQMILVVVTLLGPDLLHLTPMGPTSVAALLWFLWVASAILAMLTCWQYFRRGVVFAHSSEEEQARLASY, encoded by the coding sequence ATGGAGCGAAAGGACATACTGAACTGGCCCAACCGCCTGAGCATGCTCAGGATCGTCCTGATCGCTCCGTTCGTCTGGTGCCTGATCAACCTTCAGGATCCGGAGTGGGGCCTGTGGGCCCGCCGCGGCGCCCTGATCGTTTTCGCCCTGATGTCGCTGACCGACGGCATCGACGGCTTTCTGGCCCGGCGTTTCAACCAGCAGACAGAGCTTGGCCGGTTCATGGACCCGGTGGCCGACAAGTTGCTGGTCACCTGCGCGATGATCCTGCTCGGCATCGACTACACGGCGGTGCCGCACTTCAAGATACCCAACTGGGTGGTCATCTGCGCGATCGGCAAGGACCTGTTCGTCGTCCTCGGTTTCGTCATCCTGTTCCTGGTCACCCGCCACATCTTCATCCGTCCCGGCTGGGCGGGCAAGATCTGCACGCTATCGCAGATGATCCTGGTGGTGGTGACCCTGCTTGGTCCAGACCTGCTCCATCTGACCCCGATGGGACCGACGTCCGTTGCGGCCCTGTTGTGGTTCCTGTGGGTCGCCAGTGCGATTCTGGCCATGTTGACCTGCTGGCAGTACTTCCGTCGCGGCGTCGTCTTCGCGCACAGTTCCGAAGAGGAGCAGGCGCGGCTGGCCAGCTACTGA